Proteins found in one Flavobacterium channae genomic segment:
- the kdsA gene encoding 3-deoxy-8-phosphooctulonate synthase has translation MNLQNIPQIKHTESGNFFLLAGPCAIEGEEMAMRIAEKIVSVTHKLQIPYVFKGSFKKANRSRVDSFTGIGDEKALKILQKVSREFGVPTVTDIHTNEDAVMAAEYVDVLQIPAFLVRQTDLVVAAANTGKTVNLKKGQFMSPESMKHAVQKVLDSNNENVMVTDRGTMFGYQDMIVDFRGIPTMKQYATTVLDVTHSLQQPNQTIGVTGGRPDMIETIAKAGIAVGVDGIFIETHFDPANAKSDGANMLHLDYFEDLMTKLVAIRKTVNQF, from the coding sequence ATGAATTTACAAAACATTCCACAAATAAAACATACTGAAAGCGGTAACTTTTTTCTACTAGCAGGTCCTTGTGCCATAGAAGGAGAAGAAATGGCAATGCGAATTGCAGAAAAAATCGTTTCAGTAACCCATAAACTTCAAATTCCTTACGTTTTTAAGGGATCATTTAAAAAAGCAAACCGTTCAAGAGTAGATAGTTTTACTGGAATTGGTGATGAAAAAGCATTAAAAATTCTACAAAAAGTATCTAGAGAGTTTGGTGTTCCAACAGTAACTGACATTCATACAAACGAAGATGCCGTGATGGCAGCAGAATATGTAGATGTGTTACAAATACCAGCATTTCTTGTTCGTCAAACAGATTTAGTAGTTGCGGCTGCCAATACAGGTAAAACTGTAAATCTTAAAAAAGGACAATTTATGAGTCCTGAAAGCATGAAACATGCGGTTCAAAAAGTTCTTGATAGCAACAATGAAAATGTAATGGTAACTGATAGAGGAACTATGTTTGGTTATCAAGATATGATTGTAGATTTCAGAGGAATTCCAACTATGAAACAATATGCCACAACAGTTTTAGACGTTACGCATTCATTACAACAACCTAACCAAACAATTGGAGTAACTGGAGGTCGTCCTGATATGATTGAAACTATTGCTAAAGCAGGAATTGCTGTTGGTGTTGACGGAATTTTCATTGAGACTCATTTTGATCCTGCTAATGCTAAAAGTGATGGCGCAAATATGTTGCATTTAGACTATTTTGAAGACTTAATGACTAAGCTAGTTGCCATCAGAAAAACCGTAAATCAATTTTAA
- a CDS encoding 2-dehydro-3-deoxyphosphooctonate aldolase yields the protein MKILFSVLSLALLTSCVSTESTLKNVDNTAIRPSIKDKAYVITEYATDNKYGYDQDYPINIGFIHEKQEDINIQYYFNGLEGPNGEKISYKKVDTCCPFPSKNSLMGAGTVGIYEVMFEGSSKKITLYFNIYEKGKILCPKGFSIKKKVVSTN from the coding sequence ATGAAAATTTTATTTTCTGTACTTTCTCTAGCATTACTTACAAGTTGCGTAAGCACAGAATCTACTTTAAAAAATGTAGATAACACCGCTATTCGTCCATCAATAAAAGACAAAGCTTATGTAATTACAGAATATGCTACCGACAATAAATATGGTTACGACCAGGATTATCCTATCAATATTGGTTTCATTCATGAAAAACAAGAAGACATCAATATCCAATATTATTTTAATGGTTTAGAAGGTCCTAATGGAGAAAAAATAAGTTACAAAAAAGTAGATACTTGCTGTCCATTTCCATCTAAAAACAGTCTGATGGGTGCTGGTACTGTTGGCATTTATGAAGTAATGTTTGAAGGAAGTTCTAAAAAAATAACCTTGTATTTTAATATTTACGAAAAAGGAAAAATACTTTGTCCTAAAGGATTTTCGATTAAAAAAAAAGTAGTTTCAACTAACTAA
- a CDS encoding endonuclease III domain-containing protein: MTKNEKVTFVINTLNELYPEIPIPLDHKDPYTLLIAVLLSAQCTDVRVNQITPILFAKADNPYDMVKMSVEEIKEIIRPCGLSPMKSKGIHGLSEILIEKYNGEVPQSFEALEALPAVGHKTASVVMSQAFGVPAFPVDTHIHRLMYRWGLTNGKNVQQTEKDAKRIFPEECWNDLHLQIIWYGREYSPARGWDLEKDIITRTIGRKSVINEIKK; this comes from the coding sequence ATGACCAAAAACGAAAAAGTAACATTTGTTATAAATACGTTAAATGAATTATATCCCGAAATTCCTATTCCGTTAGACCATAAAGACCCTTATACTTTACTAATTGCTGTGTTACTTTCTGCACAATGTACGGATGTTCGCGTGAATCAAATTACACCAATTTTATTTGCCAAAGCAGATAATCCGTATGATATGGTAAAAATGAGTGTGGAAGAAATCAAAGAAATCATTCGTCCGTGTGGATTATCACCAATGAAATCGAAAGGAATTCATGGCTTATCTGAAATTTTAATTGAAAAATATAACGGTGAAGTTCCGCAAAGTTTTGAAGCCTTGGAAGCATTACCCGCAGTTGGACACAAAACAGCAAGTGTAGTTATGAGTCAAGCTTTTGGTGTCCCTGCATTTCCTGTTGACACACATATTCACAGATTAATGTATCGATGGGGATTAACGAATGGCAAAAATGTACAACAAACTGAGAAAGATGCCAAACGTATTTTCCCTGAAGAATGTTGGAATGACTTACATTTACAAATCATTTGGTACGGACGCGAATATTCTCCTGCTCGAGGCTGGGATTTAGAGAAAGATATTATCACGAGAACGATTGGGAGAAAAAGTGTTATTAATGAAATTAAAAAGTAA
- a CDS encoding DUF4199 domain-containing protein: MKKFTIEFKWAIISIIIFLAWMTLEKQLGFHDEKLKWQMVFSLLIIFPTFIVYFLALWDKKRNYYQNNMNWKQGFISSIVISFMVAIFSPITQFITHEFITPLYFEKMISLSVESKRMTLEQAQNYFNLTAYIWQSISGGISMGVVIGAIVAYLIRTKTV, from the coding sequence GAAGAAATTTACAATAGAATTCAAGTGGGCAATCATTTCAATTATTATTTTCCTAGCTTGGATGACACTAGAAAAGCAACTAGGTTTTCATGATGAAAAACTAAAATGGCAAATGGTTTTTTCATTACTTATTATCTTTCCAACTTTCATTGTTTATTTTCTTGCTTTATGGGATAAAAAAAGAAACTACTATCAAAACAATATGAATTGGAAACAAGGATTTATTTCTTCAATTGTAATTTCTTTTATGGTGGCTATCTTTTCTCCAATCACACAATTTATCACGCATGAATTCATTACGCCTCTTTATTTTGAAAAAATGATTTCCCTGTCTGTTGAAAGCAAAAGAATGACACTTGAACAAGCTCAAAATTATTTTAATCTTACAGCATATATCTGGCAAAGTATTTCGGGTGGAATATCAATGGGGGTTGTAATTGGCGCGATTGTTGCATACTTAATTAGAACTAAAACAGTTTAA
- the bcp gene encoding thioredoxin-dependent thiol peroxidase, translating into MTTLKKGDKAPNFSGLDQNGRAHKLEDYKGKKLVVFFYPKASTPGCTTEACDLRDNFERFKANNYALLGVSADSAKAQTKFIEKYDLPFPLLADEDKSVINAFGVWGPKKFMGREYDGIHRTTFVIDENGILEDVITDVKTKAHANQILK; encoded by the coding sequence ATGACAACATTAAAAAAAGGCGACAAAGCACCAAATTTTTCAGGATTAGATCAAAACGGAAGAGCTCATAAATTAGAAGACTATAAAGGCAAAAAACTAGTAGTTTTCTTTTATCCAAAGGCAAGTACTCCAGGTTGTACAACCGAAGCTTGTGATTTGAGAGATAATTTTGAACGTTTTAAAGCAAATAATTATGCTCTTTTAGGAGTCAGTGCCGATAGTGCAAAAGCACAAACTAAATTTATTGAAAAATACGATTTACCTTTTCCTTTATTAGCTGATGAAGATAAATCGGTTATAAATGCGTTTGGAGTTTGGGGGCCAAAGAAATTTATGGGAAGAGAATACGATGGTATTCACAGAACCACTTTTGTAATTGATGAAAATGGAATATTAGAAGATGTTATTACAGATGTTAAGACCAAAGCACACGCTAATCAAATTTTGAAATAA
- a CDS encoding DUF2200 domain-containing protein, whose amino-acid sequence MASRSINNMIFAGVYPHYINKAEKKNRTKAEVDEIICWLTGYSLESLQQQIDSKVDFETFFEQAPQLNENVSKITGVICGYRIEEIEDPLMKKVRYLDKLIDELAKGKTMEKILRK is encoded by the coding sequence ATGGCGTCAAGAAGTATTAATAATATGATTTTTGCAGGTGTTTACCCACATTACATAAACAAAGCAGAGAAAAAAAATCGTACTAAAGCCGAAGTGGATGAAATTATTTGTTGGTTAACAGGTTACTCACTTGAAAGTTTACAGCAGCAAATCGATTCTAAAGTTGACTTCGAAACTTTTTTTGAACAAGCACCACAGTTAAACGAAAATGTTTCAAAAATTACTGGTGTTATTTGCGGTTATCGCATTGAAGAAATTGAAGATCCGTTGATGAAGAAAGTTCGCTATTTAGATAAGTTAATTGACGAATTAGCTAAAGGAAAAACTATGGAGAAAATCCTTAGAAAATAA